The genomic interval CTGATGTGGAAGCATTAGGTCAAATCAATCCAGAGCGCGATATCCCTTATGTTTTAGACACAATCAAATTATTGACTGAAGAAAAATTAAATGTCCCATTGATTGGTTTTACAGGTGCGCCATTCACTTTAGCGAGTTATATGATTGAAGGTGGCCCATCTAAAAACTATAATCAGACGAAAGCACTTATGTATAGTGATGAAGCGACATGGTTTAAATTAATGGACGTGTTGACAGACATGTCGATTCGTTATGTCGGTGCACAAGTGAAAGCGGGTGCACAACTCATTCAAGTGTTTGATTCATGGGTAGGGACTTTGAATCAACCGGACTATGACTACTATATTAAGCCGTGTATGGAAAAACTGATCACAGGGATTAAAGCTTACAACGTCCCTGTCATTATGTTTGGCGTTGGGGCAAGCCATTTAATAGAGTCGTGGAATGCTTTACCTATCGATGTCTTAGGGCTAGATTGGCGTACATCGATTAATGAAGAACGTGCCAAAGGGGTTTCAAAAGCATTACAAGGCAATTTAGACCCAAGCATTTTATTAGCACCGTGGGAAGTCATTGAAGCACGCTTGAAACCAATTTTAGATCAAGGGATGGCACACGGGCGACACATTTTCAATTTAGGTCACGGCGTCTTTCCTGAAGTGAAACCGGAAACGTTAAAAAGCGTGACTCAATTTGTGCATGACTATACAAAGCGTTAATTTGCAAGAATCGAGTATATAAAGGACGGATTAAAAGATGAAAAAACAAATAGGATTATTAGTGATGGCATACGGGACACCTTACCAAAAGAGTGACATCGAACCGTATTATACCGACATTAGACACGGTAGAAAACCATCCGAAGAAGAGTTGAACGATCTCATTTTACGCTATGAGGCGATTGGGGGGCTGTCGCCGTTAGCAGGAACGACTGAACGTCAAGCAGAAGCAATTCAGAAGGCGTTAAATGAGACTTATGAAGATGTTGAATTCAAGTTGTATATCGGATTGAAACATATTCACCCATTTATTGAAGATGCTGTTACACAAATGAATGAGGATGGTATTAAAGAAGCAGTAACAGTCGTTTTAGCACCGCATTTTTCTAATTTCTCAATAGCATCATATAATCGTCGTGCTAAAGAAAAAGCCGATACGTTTGGCATTCAGTTGCATCATGTTCAACATTATTATCAACAGCAACAATTTATCGATTATTGGACGATGCGTGTTAATGAAACTTTAGAAAATATTCCACAAGAAGAACGTGCAAAAACAGTTCTCGTCATATCAGCACACAGCTTGCCTGAAAAAATGATTAAAGAAAGTAATGACCCGTATCCATTTGAACTTGAAGATACAGCGCGTTTAATTCAAGAACAGTCAGCGATTGAACATGTTGCGGTCGGTTGGCAATCAGAAGGCAACACAGGTACACCATGGTTAGGACCTGATGTTCAAGATTTAACACGTGACTTATTCGAACAAGAAGGGTATCAACATTTCATTTATACGCCAGTTGGTTTTGTTGCAGAACATTTAGAAGTGTTATACGACAATGATTATGAATGTAAAGTTGTTTGTGATGCGGTCGGCGCAACATATCATCGCCCACCTATGCCTGACACGCACCCATTGTTTATCGGTGCAATTGTGAGTGAAATTACAAAAATTTTCCCGAAAGCGTGAGAAACATGACAAATGTAGCAATCATTGGTGCGGGTATTACAGGTTTATCGAGTGCGTACTTTATTAAACAAACGTATCCGCATGTGAATGTAACGATTTATGAAGCAACAGATCGACCTGGTGGCAAAATTAAAACGGTGCAACGCGATGGCTATACGATAGAACTTGGGCCCGAATCTTATTTAGGTCGCAAAACGATAATGACTGAAGTGGCCAAAGCAGTAGGGATGACAGATGATGATATAGTGACTAATAAAACAGGCCAGTCTTATATTTTTGCCAATGATACATTATATCCGATTCCAGGTGGTGCCATTTTAGGTGTACCGACTGATATCAAACCATTCATGTCAACAAAACTCATCTCAATGAAAGGGAAGTTTCGCGCATTAAAAGACTTAACGATTAAACCGATTGAGATGGAAAATGAAGACATGTCGGTAGGTGAATTTTTTAGAACACGTCTCGGTGACGAAGTACTCGAAAATTTAATTGAACCGTTACTGAGTGGTATTTATGGTACAGACATTGATGCGTTAAGTTTAATGAGCACGTTTCCGAACTTTAAAGCATTAGAAGAAGAACACGGCAGTATCATTAAAGGGATGCAGCACGTCAAAAAGGAACGTCAACAACAGGCACAACATAATCAACAGGGCCCACAAGGCCAGTTTAAGCAATTTAGAAATGGTTTGAATGACTTTGTGAACAAACTTGAAAAATGGCTTAAAGCGCATGATGTGACATTTCATTTTGAAACACCCGTGCATGATTTAATTGGGACACAAAAGGGGTATTATGTTGAGTTAAATGACGAAACGCGTACATTTTATGATGGCGTCATTGTAGCAACCCCACATCAAGTGTTTAGAGAGTGGTTTAGTACTGATCCGATGTTTGATTATTTTTCTGAATTAGAAGCATCGTCTGTCGCCACAATAGTCTTTGCGTTTGATGAAGCCAATATTGAAAATACGTATGATGGCACAGGATTTGTGATTGCGAGAACGAGTGCGACGGATATTACTGCATGTACATGGACTACCAAAAAATGGCCACATACGACACCAGAGGGCAAAGTACTCATTCGCGCATATGTAGGCAAACAAGGTGACAACATCGTCAATGAAAAAACTGATGAAGAACTGGTAGCAATCGCCAAAAATGACTTACAACAAATGATGACATTTCATGGGGATCCTGACTTTACAATTGTGAATAAAATGTCATTTGCGAGTCCTCAATATCATGTCGGTCATATTGCTCGAATTAAAGCAATACAACAACATATTTGTGACAATTATCAGCATTTGCAAATAACAGGTGCACCGTTTGAAGCGGTTGGATTGCCAGACTGTATTCGACAAGCAGAAACTGCAGTCAAACAATTGTTGTCACGAATTGGATAAATGATAAGAAAAAGCTGCGAGATGTTGCAGCTTTTTTCATTTATTACATTTTAACGCTGATTGTGACTGATCATATTTTTAATACGTATAAAAGCATTTGTGGTCTTTGTGTATGACTTAACTCAAATGTGAACTTAATTTTTAAAGTTTTGTGATAGCACTCTATTATTTGACGATTTTAAAAATTTATGTTTTAAAATGGATATCTCTATTTATGATATGATAATGATGTTGAATCTATAGAAAGAAGGCGTATTGTATCATGACAAAGCTATATATTGTGCATGGTTACCAAGCCGATGCATCGAAGCATTGGTTTCCTTGGTTAAAGGAAACACTTGAAATTGAAGGCCATGATGTGGAAGTACTCAACTTACCTAATTCACATGAACCTAATGTTGAAGAATGGCTTACATATATGCAACAAGCAATTCCAGAAGTTGATGCTGATACCATTTTCGTTGCACATAGTTTAGGTGTCATTACAACTTTGAAATTTTTAAACGATCTGGACGTATCGAAAGTAGGGGGCTTAGCGATTGTTTCTGGCTTCAAAGATAAGTTAGAAGGGATAGAAACTTTAGATGACTTTATCGAACAAGACATCGATTTTGAAAAGCTTAAGCATAAGATTATTAAACGTTTTGGGATTGCTTCTAAAACAGACGATATCGTGCCGTATACATTAACAGCTGAATTGTGTGAGGCACTTGATGCTAAATTTTATTTACAAGAAGAGGGTGGTCATTTTATTGAACAAGATGGCTATGATACATTTCTGTTCTTGAGAAATAAAATATTAAAGAATTTCGATTAAAATATGGCAAATTCGTAAATGTATACCAATTCGCTTGCTTTTTTAGGTGAGCCTAAATATAATGTAGGTGTAGGATACAATTCTACATAATATTTGTATTCTCCTAATCATGTTTAAGATTCCATTTACTCTCAAGGTCCTCCTTTCGCCTTGAGAGTCTTTTTTTAGTGCGCCCGGCATGGGTAACACCTTGACGGTGAAAGTCCGTTACAGGCTTGGTAGTAGGAACTGTTAGCGAAAGACAAGGGTGTCCATTGTGAAGTGGAATCTGAAGGAAGTCGGACGCAAACACTCGCACTGACGAACAGAAACATCATACTAAGGCTATGTGGAATGGATGAATCTGCTAAACAAGATGAAGTCCTATACTACCCGAGTTCTATATAGTAAATGATGCGGTGACATGAGTGGAAAGAGGTTATACCTTACCCGGGGAGGTCTCATCAGCGGTATTTCTACCGTAGTAACAACGAATGATGAGAAGTCAGCAGAAGTCATAGTAGGGAAAATGTACCGAAGGACTGAACAATATTCAATACAAAGTAAAGATTGGAGGTTATAGATTTACGACGTACAGAATACGGTCTTAACCGGCAACTTATGGAAGGATAAGTAGTGGAACGAAAAAGAATACATAAGTGTGTACAGTAAATCTTAGGTGAAATGAAAGAAATGTATCGTAAGTCTTCATCTCTGATGGAGCTTGTTGTAAGACCTGACAACATAGAAAAAGCTATCAAGAAGGTAAAGAAAAACAAAGGTGCTCCTGGAATTGACGGCATGAAAGTCAGTGAACTCCATGCCCACTTTGCGCAATACTTTTCGCAGATAAAAAAGAAACTGCTTGATGGTACTTATCAACCTCAAGCAGTTCGAAAAGTTCAAATTCCCAAACCAAACGGGAAAATGCGTGTGCTTGGTATTCCTGTCGCTAGAGACAGAGTGATACAACAAGCGATTAGACAAGTGATTGAACCAGGCATCGACCGAACATTTTCAAATCATAGCCATGGTTTCAGACCGCATCGTAGCACAGGAACAGCACTTAAGCAATGTGTTGCCTATTACGAAGAAGGCTATAAAATAGCTGTGGATTGTGATTTGAAACAGTGCTTTGACATGTTGAATCATGATAAGCTCATGTATTTGTTCGAACGCCACGTTCAAGATAAGTCAATTTCTAAATTTATCCGTAGAAGTTTACAAGTGGGTGCTATTGACCTATCTGGCGAAGTCGCAGAAAGAAAGATAGGTGCACCACAAGGGGGCGTTATCTCTCCCTTACTATGTAATATCTATCTACATGAACTGGATAAAGAACTCGAAAAGCGTGGACACCGTTTTGTACGATATGCCGATGATTTTGTTATCTTTGTACGCACAAAACGTGCAGGTGAACGCGTAATGACGAGTGTAACGAAATTTATTGAAAAGCAACTGAAGTTGGTTGTCAATGAAGAGAAAAGTAGAGTCGGAGCAGTTACACGTTTAAAGTTTTTGAGTTGTCTAATAACCAAGGTCAATGGGGTTTATCGTTTCAGACCGACTACGGAAGCAAAAAGAAATTTAATACGCGCCTTAAGGAAAATAACGAAACGAAATAGACCTGGTACCTTTAAAGAGATTATCACTGAAATCAACCAAGTAACACGAGGTTGGATAAATTACTTTGGCAGAGGTTTTATCAAAGGATTTATTGAAACCACGCAATCTTGGCTAAACCGCCGACTTAGACAACTCATTCTTAAACGGTGGAAAAGAGTAAGAACTCAATATAAGATGTTACGCCAATATGGTCTTGACCATAGAAGTGCAATGAAAATCGCACAGTCTCGCAAAAAGTACTGGCGATTATCGAATACGCATGAGGTTCATCGTGCACTTACAACAAAACAACTCTACAAGTGGGGACTGATACCATTAGCCCAGCTTGCAGAGTTGGCTTACGCAAGATATTGAACCCCCGAGTACGGAACTGTATGCTCGGTGGTGTGAGAGGACGA from Staphylococcus sp. MI 10-1553 carries:
- the hemE gene encoding uroporphyrinogen decarboxylase, encoding MGTTKNDTILRAIKGEAVSHTPVWFMRQAGRSQPEYRKLKEKYSLFDITHQPELCAYVTALPVEQYNTDAAVLYKDIMTPLKSIGVDVDIKSGIGPVIANPIRQMSDVEALGQINPERDIPYVLDTIKLLTEEKLNVPLIGFTGAPFTLASYMIEGGPSKNYNQTKALMYSDEATWFKLMDVLTDMSIRYVGAQVKAGAQLIQVFDSWVGTLNQPDYDYYIKPCMEKLITGIKAYNVPVIMFGVGASHLIESWNALPIDVLGLDWRTSINEERAKGVSKALQGNLDPSILLAPWEVIEARLKPILDQGMAHGRHIFNLGHGVFPEVKPETLKSVTQFVHDYTKR
- the hemH gene encoding ferrochelatase, producing MKKQIGLLVMAYGTPYQKSDIEPYYTDIRHGRKPSEEELNDLILRYEAIGGLSPLAGTTERQAEAIQKALNETYEDVEFKLYIGLKHIHPFIEDAVTQMNEDGIKEAVTVVLAPHFSNFSIASYNRRAKEKADTFGIQLHHVQHYYQQQQFIDYWTMRVNETLENIPQEERAKTVLVISAHSLPEKMIKESNDPYPFELEDTARLIQEQSAIEHVAVGWQSEGNTGTPWLGPDVQDLTRDLFEQEGYQHFIYTPVGFVAEHLEVLYDNDYECKVVCDAVGATYHRPPMPDTHPLFIGAIVSEITKIFPKA
- the hemY gene encoding protoporphyrinogen oxidase, with the translated sequence MTNVAIIGAGITGLSSAYFIKQTYPHVNVTIYEATDRPGGKIKTVQRDGYTIELGPESYLGRKTIMTEVAKAVGMTDDDIVTNKTGQSYIFANDTLYPIPGGAILGVPTDIKPFMSTKLISMKGKFRALKDLTIKPIEMENEDMSVGEFFRTRLGDEVLENLIEPLLSGIYGTDIDALSLMSTFPNFKALEEEHGSIIKGMQHVKKERQQQAQHNQQGPQGQFKQFRNGLNDFVNKLEKWLKAHDVTFHFETPVHDLIGTQKGYYVELNDETRTFYDGVIVATPHQVFREWFSTDPMFDYFSELEASSVATIVFAFDEANIENTYDGTGFVIARTSATDITACTWTTKKWPHTTPEGKVLIRAYVGKQGDNIVNEKTDEELVAIAKNDLQQMMTFHGDPDFTIVNKMSFASPQYHVGHIARIKAIQQHICDNYQHLQITGAPFEAVGLPDCIRQAETAVKQLLSRIG
- a CDS encoding RBBP9/YdeN family alpha/beta hydrolase, whose amino-acid sequence is MTKLYIVHGYQADASKHWFPWLKETLEIEGHDVEVLNLPNSHEPNVEEWLTYMQQAIPEVDADTIFVAHSLGVITTLKFLNDLDVSKVGGLAIVSGFKDKLEGIETLDDFIEQDIDFEKLKHKIIKRFGIASKTDDIVPYTLTAELCEALDAKFYLQEEGGHFIEQDGYDTFLFLRNKILKNFD
- the ltrA gene encoding group II intron reverse transcriptase/maturase, which encodes MYRKSSSLMELVVRPDNIEKAIKKVKKNKGAPGIDGMKVSELHAHFAQYFSQIKKKLLDGTYQPQAVRKVQIPKPNGKMRVLGIPVARDRVIQQAIRQVIEPGIDRTFSNHSHGFRPHRSTGTALKQCVAYYEEGYKIAVDCDLKQCFDMLNHDKLMYLFERHVQDKSISKFIRRSLQVGAIDLSGEVAERKIGAPQGGVISPLLCNIYLHELDKELEKRGHRFVRYADDFVIFVRTKRAGERVMTSVTKFIEKQLKLVVNEEKSRVGAVTRLKFLSCLITKVNGVYRFRPTTEAKRNLIRALRKITKRNRPGTFKEIITEINQVTRGWINYFGRGFIKGFIETTQSWLNRRLRQLILKRWKRVRTQYKMLRQYGLDHRSAMKIAQSRKKYWRLSNTHEVHRALTTKQLYKWGLIPLAQLAELAYARY